From one Odontesthes bonariensis isolate fOdoBon6 chromosome 14, fOdoBon6.hap1, whole genome shotgun sequence genomic stretch:
- the LOC142398488 gene encoding armadillo repeat-containing protein 1-like, whose protein sequence is MSGEPDALAVVNQLRDLAADPMNRRAIVQDQGCLPGLILFLDHPNPQVVYSALLAIRYLAECRANQEKLRGELGMMLSLQNVMHKSTTPGETKLLASEIYELLQASHGGPPGPAEEPAGSRRKAQFFLGSSNKRAKTVILHIDGLDDSGRRSLCEEALLKIRGVISFTFQMAVKRCIVRIRSDLKAEAVVCAIASTQVMKAQQVVKAENGDEVLIPFAEDGSVVVEQNVDLPDYLPEDESPSEEPDKAVSRVGSGQDGASWLGAATNFLSRSFYW, encoded by the exons ATGAGCGGTGAGCCGGACGCGCTGGCCGTGGTCAACCAGCTGAGGGACCTGGCAGCGGATCCCATGAACCGCAGAGCCATCGTCCAGGACCAGGGCTGCCTTCCAGGACTCATCCTGTTTCTGGACCACCCAAACCCTCAGGTGGTCTACTCTGCCCTTCTG GCGATCCGATATCTGGCAGAATGTCGAGCCAACCAGGAGAAGCTGAGGGGGGAGCTGGGGATGATGCTGAGCCTCCAGAACGTGATGCACAA gtcgACGACTCCCGGAGAGACCAAGCTGCTGGCGTCTGAGATCTACGAGCTGCTGCAGGCGTCCCACGGCGGCCCACCGGGGCCGGCCGAGGAGCCCGCGGGCAGCCGCCGGAAGGCCCAGTTCTTCCTGGGCTCCAGCAACAAGAGAGCCAAGACCGTCATCCTGCACATCGACGGGCTGGACGACTCG GGCCGCCGGAGTCTGTGCGAGGAGGCGCTGCTGAAGATCAGAGGGGTCATCAGCTTCACCTTCCAGATGGCAGTGAAGAGGTGCATCGTCCGGATCCGCTCGGACCTGAAGGCCGAG GCGGTGGTGTGTGCGATCGCCTCCACGCAGGTGATGAAGGCGCAGCAGGTGGTGAAGGCCGAGAACGGAGACGAG GTTCTGATCCCGTTTGCTGAGGACGGTTCTGTGGTGGTGGAGCAGAATGTGGACCTGCCAGACTACCTGCCAGAGGACGAGAGTCCTTCCGAAGAGCCCGACAAGGCGGTGAGCCGGGTGGGATCGGGCCAGGACGGAGCCAGCTGGCTGGGAGCTGCCACCAACTTCCTGTCCCGTTCCTTCTACTGGTGA
- the LOC142398502 gene encoding uncharacterized protein LOC142398502 isoform X2: MDSAATMSSVQHLREFISQRLTAAAEEIFSEFEKTIVQYEEEMDRQRGLLDITWKPGIKLHTAELSQQDVCKEKNVLVERQLCDQESNSSVDQEEPEPPHIKEEQDELCPSQGEQLVLGQETDTFMPLQSKPEGEEKLQETGNDVDQYEEEIDRQRGLLDITWKPRIKLHTAVDNALSTSLETFISIMPPKKQSSFARVLGRGKGKKTQESFSPKPAEMPDAPAADELHASERSTSPTPPPDRSRESSVASDMSVAASISARLADDKGKKKKRAKKNPCNISIAEEELMLEFMIDNPMLWNVKMTDYRRKDKKNKIWEDQAQLMEKTVDTLKGWFRSLRDTHTRLDKKKSGDGAPDLTEREQWILSKFGFLKTVTRHRPEPLQSVKATIQQHRGDLDAAETACAKLEVDLDELTPNPSSTSRKRPKDPDSALLESLQNRIVESGIILKGLAKAEQQPITARTAFANYVRDSVFTMPNAKYKKARLTINRLLYDLMNEDSDDGISNTMGAPLIPATQQPSHLQQPALHPSSAPSFGSFGSSSPSPSEQYQPPPHMWRNVPPASSVWGSQSMEDMQQYQQQPFQHPHQQMPPQRASISDDAR, translated from the exons ATGGACTCAGCAGCAACAATGtcttcagttcagcatctgagagagtttatcagccagcgactaactgctgctgctgaagaaatATTCTCAGAGTTTGAGAAAACCATCGTCCAGTACGAGGAGGAGATGGACCGTCAGCGCGGACTGCTGGATATCACCTGGAAACCCGGAATAAAGCTCCACACAGCAG AACTCTCGCAACAAGATGTTTGTAAGGAGAAGAACGTTCTAGTAGAGCGGCAGCTCTGTGACCAGGAGAGCAACTCCAGTGTGGATCAGGAGGAACCAGAACCTCCACACATTAAAGAGGAACAGGATGAACTCTGCCCCAGTCAAGGAGAGCAGCTTGTACTGGGTCAAGAGACTGATACCTTTATGCCACTTCAATCCAAACCCGAAGGTGAGGAAAAGTTACAAGAGACTGGAAATGATGTTGACCAGTACGAGGAAGAGATCGATCGTCAGCGCGGACTGCTGGATATCACCTGGAAACCCCGAATAAAGCTCCACACAGCAG tagacaacgcgctatcaacatctctcgagacattcatctcgatcatgcctcccaagaagcaatcgtcgtttgcccgggtcctgggccgaggaaaaggcaaaaaaacacaagaatcattctcacccaaacctgctgaaatgcctgatgcacctgcggctgatgagttacatgcttctgagcgatcaacatccccaactcctcctcctgaccgctcccgtgaatcttcggttgcctcagatatgtcagttgccgcctccatctcaGCCCGTCTGGCTGATGACAaggggaaaaagaagaagagggcCAAAAAGAACCCCTGCAACATCAGTATCGCTGAGGAGGAGCTGATGCTGGAGTTTATGATTGATAACCCTATGCTATGGAATGTCAAGATGACAGATTACAGGCGTAAGGACAAGAAGAACAAGATCTGGGAAGACCAGGCCCAGCTGATGGAGAAGACAGTCGACACCCTTAAGGGCTGGTTCCGGTCATTGCGTGACACCCACACACGCCTTGACAAGAAGAAGAGCGGTGATGGTGCCCCAGACCTGACTGAGAGGGAGCAGTGGATCCTCTCCAAGTTTGGCTTCTTGAAGACGGTCACTCGCCACCGTCCAGAGCCCCTCCAGAGT GTGAAGGCAACCATCCAACAGCACAGGGGAGACCTTGATGCTGCAGAGACTGCTTGCGCCAAGCTTGAGGTTGACCTAGATGagctaacccctaacccctcaTCTACCTCACGCAAGCGGCCTAAGGACCCGGACAGCGCCCTCCTTGAATCCCTACAGAATAGAATTGTTGAATCCGGCATCATCCTCAAGGGCCTCGCCAAAGCTGAGCAGCAGCCCATCACAGCCCGAACAGCCTTTGCCAACTATGTCAGAGACAGCGTGTTTACCATGCCTAATGCCAAATATAAAAAGGCAAGGTTAACCATCAACAGGTTGCTGTATGACCTGATGAATGAGGACAGTGATGATGGCATCTCAAATACCATGGGAGCTCCCCTCATCCCAGCAACCCAACAACCCAGCCACCTTCAACAACCTGCACTGCACCCCAGTTCAGCACCGTCCTTCGGCTCGTTCGGCTCCTCATCACCATCACCCTCCGAGCAGTATCAGCCACCTCCCCACATGTGGAGAAACGTGCCTCCAGCATCATCAGTGTGGGGTTCACAGTCCATGGAGGACATGCAGCAGTACCAACAGCAACCATTCCAGCATCCACATCAGCAGATGCCTCCTCAGCGTGCGTCTATATCAGATGATGCCCGCTAA
- the LOC142398502 gene encoding uncharacterized protein LOC142398502 isoform X3, which yields MDSAATMSSVQHLREFISQRLTAAAEEIFSEFEKTIVQYEEEIDRQRGLLDISWKPQIKLHTAELSQQDVCKEKNVLVERQLCDQESNSSVDQEEPEPPHIKEEQDELCPSQGEQLVLGQETDTFMPLQSKPEGEEKLQETGNDVDQYEEEIDRQRGLLDITWKPRIKLHTAVDNALSTSLETFISIMPPKKQSSFARVLGRGKGKKTQESFSPKPAEMPDAPAADELHASERSTSPTPPPDRSRESSVASDMSVAASISARLADDKGKKKKRAKKNPCNISIAEEELMLEFMIDNPMLWNVKMTDYRRKDKKNKIWEDQAQLMEKTVDTLKGWFRSLRDTHTRLDKKKSGDGAPDLTEREQWILSKFGFLKTVTRHRPEPLQSVKATIQQHRGDLDAAETACAKLEVDLDELTPNPSSTSRKRPKDPDSALLESLQNRIVESGIILKGLAKAEQQPITARTAFANYVRDSVFTMPNAKYKKARLTINRLLYDLMNEDSDDGISNTMGAPLIPATQQPSHLQQPALHPSSAPSFGSFGSSSPSPSEQYQPPPHMWRNVPPASSVWGSQSMEDMQQYQQQPFQHPHQQMPPQRASISDDAR from the exons ATGGACTCAGCAGCAACAATGtcttcagttcagcatctgagagagtttatcagccagcgactaactgctgctgctgaagaaatATTCTCAGAGTTTGAGAAAACCATCGTCCAGTACGAAGAGGAGATCGACCGTCAGCGCGGACTGCTGGATATCAGCTGGAAACCCCAAATAAAGCTCCACACAGCAG AACTCTCGCAACAAGATGTTTGTAAGGAGAAGAACGTTCTAGTAGAGCGGCAGCTCTGTGACCAGGAGAGCAACTCCAGTGTGGATCAGGAGGAACCAGAACCTCCACACATTAAAGAGGAACAGGATGAACTCTGCCCCAGTCAAGGAGAGCAGCTTGTACTGGGTCAAGAGACTGATACCTTTATGCCACTTCAATCCAAACCCGAAGGTGAGGAAAAGTTACAAGAGACTGGAAATGATGTTGACCAGTACGAGGAAGAGATCGATCGTCAGCGCGGACTGCTGGATATCACCTGGAAACCCCGAATAAAGCTCCACACAGCAG tagacaacgcgctatcaacatctctcgagacattcatctcgatcatgcctcccaagaagcaatcgtcgtttgcccgggtcctgggccgaggaaaaggcaaaaaaacacaagaatcattctcacccaaacctgctgaaatgcctgatgcacctgcggctgatgagttacatgcttctgagcgatcaacatccccaactcctcctcctgaccgctcccgtgaatcttcggttgcctcagatatgtcagttgccgcctccatctcaGCCCGTCTGGCTGATGACAaggggaaaaagaagaagagggcCAAAAAGAACCCCTGCAACATCAGTATCGCTGAGGAGGAGCTGATGCTGGAGTTTATGATTGATAACCCTATGCTATGGAATGTCAAGATGACAGATTACAGGCGTAAGGACAAGAAGAACAAGATCTGGGAAGACCAGGCCCAGCTGATGGAGAAGACAGTCGACACCCTTAAGGGCTGGTTCCGGTCATTGCGTGACACCCACACACGCCTTGACAAGAAGAAGAGCGGTGATGGTGCCCCAGACCTGACTGAGAGGGAGCAGTGGATCCTCTCCAAGTTTGGCTTCTTGAAGACGGTCACTCGCCACCGTCCAGAGCCCCTCCAGAGT GTGAAGGCAACCATCCAACAGCACAGGGGAGACCTTGATGCTGCAGAGACTGCTTGCGCCAAGCTTGAGGTTGACCTAGATGagctaacccctaacccctcaTCTACCTCACGCAAGCGGCCTAAGGACCCGGACAGCGCCCTCCTTGAATCCCTACAGAATAGAATTGTTGAATCCGGCATCATCCTCAAGGGCCTCGCCAAAGCTGAGCAGCAGCCCATCACAGCCCGAACAGCCTTTGCCAACTATGTCAGAGACAGCGTGTTTACCATGCCTAATGCCAAATATAAAAAGGCAAGGTTAACCATCAACAGGTTGCTGTATGACCTGATGAATGAGGACAGTGATGATGGCATCTCAAATACCATGGGAGCTCCCCTCATCCCAGCAACCCAACAACCCAGCCACCTTCAACAACCTGCACTGCACCCCAGTTCAGCACCGTCCTTCGGCTCGTTCGGCTCCTCATCACCATCACCCTCCGAGCAGTATCAGCCACCTCCCCACATGTGGAGAAACGTGCCTCCAGCATCATCAGTGTGGGGTTCACAGTCCATGGAGGACATGCAGCAGTACCAACAGCAACCATTCCAGCATCCACATCAGCAGATGCCTCCTCAGCGTGCGTCTATATCAGATGATGCCCGCTAA
- the LOC142398502 gene encoding uncharacterized protein LOC142398502 isoform X1, producing MDSAATMSSVQHLREFISQRLTAAAEEIFSEFEKTIVQYEEEIDRQRGLLDISWKPQIKLHTAELSQQDVCKEENVLAERQLCDQESNSSVDQEEPEPPQIKEEQDELCPSQGEQLVLSQETDTFMPLQSKPEGEEKLQETGNDVDQYEEEIDRQRGLLDITWKPQIILHRIDLSQQHVIAEKNILSDQQLCNQEGNSCLNQKEPRQKTDFLMVNPAYEESDHKNSEPNSNQLHSHNSALSVLQGQITEYTDEIKPYTCNALGKRVSDSSLMKYHKRTHAAEKFYSCKICGKRFGINNQLVSHMKTHTGEKPFSCRICAKRFSHSNSLAYHVRTHTGEKPFSCKLCEKRFSTHSSMVIHMRTHTGEKPFSCKLCEKRFNQKNHLLSHMRTHTGEKPFSCKLCEKSFSQHGSMVVHMRTHTGEKPYSCKICAKSYSHSYGLTCHMRIHTGEPFFCNTCEKRFSRKSHLLSHMRTHTGEKPYSCKICAKSYSHSYGLTCHMRIHTGEPFFCNTCEKRFSRKSHLLSHMRTHTGEKPYSCKICAKSYSHSYGLTCHMRIHTGEPFFCNTCEKRFSRKSHLLSHMRTHTGEKPFSCNTCEKRFSRKSHLLSHMRTHTGEKPFS from the exons ATGGACTCAGCAGCAACAATGtcttcagttcagcatctgagagagtttatcagccagcgactaactgctgctgctgaagaaatATTCTCAGAGTTTGAGAAAACCATCGTCCAGTACGAAGAGGAGATCGACCGTCAGCGCGGACTGCTGGATATCAGCTGGAAACCCCAAATAAAGCTCCACACAGCAG AGCTCTCGCAACAAGATGTTTGTAAGGAGGAGAACGTTCTAGCAGAGCGGCAGCTCTGTGACCAGGAGAGCAACTCCAGTGTGGATCAGGAGGAACCAGAACCTCCACAGATTAAAGAGGAACAGGATGAACTCTGCCCCAGTCAAGGAGAGCAGCTTGTACTGAGTCAAGAGACTGATACCTTTATGCCACTTCAATCCAAACCCGAAGGTGAGGAAAAGTTACAAGAGACTGGAAATGATGTTGACCAGTACGAGGAAGAGATCGATCGTCAGCGCGGACTGCTGGATATCACCTGGAAACCCCAAATAATCTTACACAGAATAG ACCTCTCACAGCAACATGTCATTGCAGAGAAGAACATTCTTTCTGACCAGCAGCTCTGTAACCAGGAGGGGAACTCTTGTCTGAACCAGAAGGAACCAAGACAGAAGACAGATTTTCTTATGGTGAATCCTGCTTATGAGGAAAGCGACCACAAGAATTCAGAACCAAACAGTAATCAGCTCCACTCTCACAACTCTGCTTTGTCAGTGTTACAAGGGCAAATAACTGAATACACAGATGAGATAAAACCTTACACTTGCAATGCTCTTGGGAAAAGAGTCTCTGACTCATCATTGATGAAGTATCACAAAAGAACCCACGCAgctgagaagttttattcttgcAAAATATGTGGTAAAAGATTTGGAATAAATAACCAGTTGGTGTCCCACATGAAAACTCATACAGGTGAGAAGCCATTTTCATGCAGAATATGTGCGAAAAGGTTCAGTCATAGTAACAGTTTGGCTTATCATgtgagaactcacacaggtgagaagccattTTCTTGCAAACTATGTGAGAAAAGATTCAGCACACATTCTAGTATGGTGATTCACATGaggactcacacaggtgagaagccattTTCATGCAAACTATGTGAGAAAAGATTCaaccaaaaaaatcatttgctGTCCCACATGaggactcacacaggtgagaagccattTTCATGCAAACTATGTGAGAAAAGTTTCAGCCAACATGGCAGTATGGTGGTTCACATGAGGACTCATacaggtgagaagccatatTCATGCAAAATATGTGCGAAAAGTTACAGTCATAGTTACGGTTTGACTTGTCATATGAGGATACACACAGGCGAACCATTTTTTTGCAACACATGTGAGAAAAGATTCAGCCGAAAAAGTCATTTGCTGTCCCACATGaggactcacacaggtgagaagccatatTCATGCAAAATATGTGCGAAAAGTTACAGTCATAGTTACGGTTTGACTTGTCATATGAGGATACACACAGGCGAACCATTTTTTTGCAACACATGTGAGAAAAGATTCAGCCGAAAAAGTCATTTGCTGTCCCACATGaggactcacacaggtgagaagccatatTCATGCAAAATATGTGCGAAAAGTTACAGTCATAGTTACGGTTTGACTTGTCATATGAGGATACACACAGGCGAACCATTTTTTTGCAACACATGTGAGAAAAGATTCAGCCGAAAAAGTCATTTGCTGTCCCACATGaggactcacacaggtgagaagccattttcttgcaacacatgtgagAAAAGATTCAGCCGAAAAAGTCATTTGCTGTCCCACATGAGGACTCACACAGGTGAAAAgccattttcttga